The Ketobacter alkanivorans genome includes the window CATCTGAACCACACACGCCTTCGCGACAAGAGCGACGATAAGCCATGGTGGTATCTTTGTCTTTAACCAGATTCAGGACATCCAGCACCATCAGGTCTTTACCACCAGTATCGATCTGGTAGTCCTTCATGTAAGGCTCGGCATCTGTGTCCGGATTGTAGCGATAAATACTAACCTGCAACATGGGGAATCACCTTAATAAGTTCTGACCTTGGGCTGGAATGTTTCAACTTGCTTGGGCGCGAAGTTTACAGCGCGCTTGGACAATGTCTTGGTGTTGGGATCATAGAGAGAATGGGCCAACCAGTTCTCATCATCACGATCCGGGAAATCATAGCGGCTGTGAGCGCCACGGCTTTCCTTGCGACCTTCCGCCGCGATCGCGGTAGCTTCCGCCACTTCCAACAGGTTATCCAGCTCCAGCGCTTCCACTCGCGCAGTATTGAAGGCACTACTCTTATCTACCAGATGGGTATTGGCAATTCGCTCACGCAGCTCTTCCAGCTTCTTAACGCCTTTCTGCATCAGATCACCCTTACGGAATACACCGAAGTTGTTCTGCATGTTGGTCTGCAGCTCTTTGCGCAGCGCGGCAACATCTTCACCCGAGGTGGATGCTTCCAGTCTATTCAATCGGCTATAAGCACGCTCCAGATCCGATTCAGAGGTGTTGCGATGCTCCACACCATCTTTCAGCGCTTTCTCAATAAAGATACCGGCAGCACGGCCAAATACCACAAGATCCAGCAATGAGTTACCACCCAGACGGTTGGCACCATGCACAGACACACATGCCACCTCACCCACGGCGTAAAGCCCATCAACGATCTTGTCATTGCCTTCGGAATCACGGGTAATCGCCTGACCGTAAATATTGGTTGGAATACCACCCATCATATAATGACAGGTTGGCACCACAGGGATCGGCACTTTCACAGGATCAGAAGCAGCAAAGGTTATTGCCAGTTCACAGATACCGGGCAGACGCTTATGCAGCACCTCCTCGCCCAAATGATCCAGCTTCAGGTATACGTGATCGCCATCAGGCCCACACCCGCGACCATCCAGTATTTCCTGCATCATTGAACGAGCAACAACGTCACGCCCGGCCAAATCTTTCGCATTAGGAGCATAACGCTCCATAAAGCGCTCGCCATCTTTGTTCACCAAATAGCCGCCTTCACCCCGACAACCTTCGGTGACCAGAACCCCGGCACCGGCAATTCCGGTTGGGTGGAACTGCCACATTTCGATATCCTGAACCGGAAAACCGGCCCGCAAAGCCATGCCCACACCATCGCCGGTGTTGATCAACGCGTTGGTGGTAGAGGAATAAATTCGACCAGACCCACCGGTAGCAAACACGGTAGCCTTGGCTTTAAAGTATACAGATTCGCCTGTTTCCATCGAAATGGCGATAACGCCGGTTACCGCACCATCCTGGTTGGTAACCAGATCAGCCGCATACCATTCATTATAGAAATTGGTGTTGCAACGCACATTCTGCTGATAAAGCGTGTGCAAAAGCGCATGACCGGTGCGGTCTGCAGCGGCACAGGTACGAGCTGCCTGAGTCGGATCGTCCGGCCCTTTTGACTGCCCGCCGAAAGGACGCTGATAAATACGACCTTCTTCTGTACGAGAGAACGGCAGCCCCATGTGATCCAATTCAAACACCGCTTCAGGACCGACACTACACATGTATTCGATCGCATCCTGATCACCGATATAGTCAGACCCTTTGACTGTATCGTACATATGCCAACGCCAATCATCATTGGGATCAGCACTTGCTATAGCACAAGTGATACCGCCCTGGGCAGACACGGTATGCGAACGAGTGGGGAAAACCTTTGAAATCAAAGCGGTTTTTTGACCGGACTGGGCAAGCTGCAACGCAGCACGCATACCGGCACCACCGCCACCTACGATTACGGCATCAAACGTCAAAGTACGCATATTGGCCATCTTTTAAATACCCCACAAAATCAGGATGCCCCACACCACATAAACCACTGTCACCAGGGCACACACGGCTTGAAAAGCAATACGAATGACTGTACCGGCAGCGCCCAATTGGCGAGTGGTGAGATAGTCGGTTGAAATGGTCCACAAACCAACCCAGGCATGAGCCGCCATGGACACCAATGCAATCAGAGTAAATACACGCATAAAGGTAGATGACATGTAGCTGCTCCACTGATCATAGGTTAGATCAGGAGTCGTCACTAAAAAGCCCATCATGCACAAAAAATAGACACCCAGCACAACCGCAGTAGCGCGCTGTATAACCCAGTCATAAAGACCATTCTTACCCAAACTAGTAACGCTGGTTACCATACCCATACCCCCGCAACAGCGATCAGAACAGCTGACAGAATCAGCACAGCAATTGACAAAGCCTTGGAACCCTCGAGGGTTTCAAAGTAACCGGCATCCATTAGCAAGTGGCGAACACCAGCAACGAAGTGATAGATGAAGCCTGCAAGAATCGCCCAAACGATGAGTTTGACGATCACGCCGTCCATACATTCTTTCAGCTGATCAAAAGATTCCTGACTTTCCAGTGAAAGGCCAAGGCCCCAGATAAGGAAAGCCATACCAAAAAAGATCGCCACGCCTGCAATACGATGCGTAATAGACGCGATCATTTGCGGCGTAAACTTGATAGTCGTGATATCCAGATTAACAGGTCGTTGACTTTTCACGGTTCTAACCACTGTGACTGTGGCTCCAAAACAGGAGCGTTGAAGGAAGTTCCGAGAACAGTTAGGCAAGAAAAATCAGGAAGTTATGTAAACCCCGAATTTTGCGCCCCTCTCTCATTCGGGGCCGAAGTATAGACTTATGAACATTGAAATACAAATGAACTATTGCCCTTGTATACGTTGATATACAAGTAGTTATCACCAGTTTGGGGCGACAAGGCCCATCCATGCACTATAATGGTCACAGGTAACTCAAACGCGCCGTTTTTGCATGTAAAACAATCGCTCAGGCCTGAAATAAATTGACAAACTTTCGTTGAGTGATTAGTTTTGGCCACCACTTCAGATTGACCTAATGTGGGCCCAAAGCTGAAGTAGTCATGATTTTCACGACAAAGCCAGCTACCGTGCCACAATCACCTCTGTGACACTGGGCTTGAAATGCAGAGGCTCCATATTTAAAGAGCACGTAGGCGCGATTACATTCCTATCAGGAAGATAATCGGTGGATTCGGCACAATTCCTGCCTGAACTGCCTACAAACCGAGTACAGGAGAGTAATATGACTGAGAAAAGCGCTCAGTTAACCCTAGGCGACAACACCCTCGAACTTCCCATTTATTCCGGAACCATCGGGCCCGACGTGATTGACGTTGGCCAGTTGACCGGTCAGGGTGTTTTCACTTATGACCCAGGCTTCGTTTCAACTGCCGCCTGCGAGTCTAAGATCACATACATTGATGGTGGCAAAGGCGTACTTTTACACCGCGGCTACCCCATTGATCAGCTGGCTGACCATTCAGACTATCTGGAAGTTTGTTATCTTCTCCTGTACGGAGAACTTCCAAGTGCAGCAGAAAAACTGCAATTTGAGAACACCATTAACAACCACACCATGGTGCACGAGCAACTGCGAAACTTCTATCAGGGTTTCCGCAGAGACGCTCACCCAATGGCCATTATGTGTGGTGTTGTCGGTGCCCTCTCCGCTTTCTATCATGACTCTCTGGAAATATCTGATGAGCGTCATCGTGAGATCGCTGCGTTCCGCCTGATTGCCAAAATGCCTACTCTTGCAGCAATGTGCTACAAGTACTCTTTGGGTCAGCCTTTCATGTACCCTAAGAATGAGCTGAGCTACTCTGAAAACTTCCTTCAGATGATGTTTGGCAATCCTTGTGAAGAGTATGTGGTGAATCCTATCGTGGCCAAAGCCATGGACAAGATCTTCATCCTGCATGCTGACCACGAACAGAATGCATCCACCTCCACCGTTCGCCTTGCAGGCTCATCTGGCGCCAACCCGTTTGCCTGTATCGCTGCAGGTATTGCCGCCCTGTGGGGACCAGCTCACGGCGGAGCTAATGAAGCGGTTCTGGATATGCTCACCGAAATTGGTGATGTATCTAACGTGGACAAATTCGTCGCCAAAGCGAAAGACAAAAACGATCCTTTCCGCCTGATGGGCTTCGGTCATCGTGTTTACAAGAACTACGATCCCCGCGCCAAAGTGATGCGTGAAACCTGTCACGAAGTACTCGGCGACCTGGGCATCCAGGATCCTCTGCTGGAACTGGCTATGAAGCTGGAAGATATAGCGCGTTCCGACAGCTATTTTGTCGAGAAAAACCTGTATCCGAACGTAGACTTCTACTCAGGTATCATTCTGAAGGCCATCGGCATTCCAACCAGCATGTTCACCGTAATCTTCGCGCTGGCGCGTACCGTAGGCTGGGTAGCTCACTGGCACGAAATGATCAGTGGCTCCTACCGAATCGGTCGTCCACGCCAACTGTACACAGGCTCGCCTCAGCGCGACTTTGTACCAGTGGACAAGCGATAATTAAAGAAGGGCTGCGCAAGCAGCCTTTTTTTTGCCTGAAATACGAGCATTAGATACCCCAACAGCATCGTGAGGACCCCTACATGAAACTCGCCTTCATCGGTCTTGGCGTTATTGGATACCCCGCTGCCGGCCATCTGTCGCGCGCGGGCCACAACATTACTGTTTTCAATCGAACCGCCAGCAAGGCAGCCAAATGGGTTTCGGAATATAACGGAGCTTCGGCTGCGTCGCCCGCAGCTGCCGCCACGAGCGCCGACGTAATCTTTACCTGTGTTGGTAACGACGATGACCTTAGAGAAGTAGTGATCGGTGGCGAGGGTATACTAACAACGGTAAAACCTGGCGCTATTCTAGTAGATCACACCACAGCATCTGCCGAAGTAGCAACAGAGCTAGCAGGAATCCTTAAGGAGCGGGACGCATGTTTTATAGACGCACCTGTTTCCGGCGGCCAACAGGGAGCCGAAAGTGGGCAACTTACTGTAATGTGTGGCGGTGATCCGAATGATTTCGAAAAAATCAGCCCACTAGTGAATGCCTACGCAAAGCAAGTCACCCTTATGGGGCCAGCAGGATCCGGACAACTGACCAAAATGGTCAATCAGATCTGCATTGCCGGACTCATTCAAAGCCTGGCCGAAGGCGTTCAGTTTGCCCAAAACGCAGGGCTCGATGTTGAGCAGGTATTTGATGTGATTGGCAAGGGAGCCGCTCAGTCCTGGCAAATGGACAACCGCCATAAAACCATGAACGATAAACAGTATGAATATGGCTTTGCCGTAGATTGGATGCGCAAAGACTTGGCAATCTGCCTCAATGAGGCACGAAAAAATGGCTCACACTTGCCAGTAGCAGCATTGGTGGATCAATTTTACTCAGAGGTGCAGAAAATGGGTGGCGGCCGTAGGGATACATCGAGCTTGCTTAAGCGATTGCTAAGCTAAGGCTCTGAGTAAATGAAAGGCTCATTAGCTAGCGTTAAACGTGCTGGTGACTGCATTCTGACGGTAGCGACCGCGGATATATCAATACCCTGATCCTCAGGGCGGGCCGCCGCCCCAGTAAGACGGATACGACTCAGGAAAGGAACCTTGCTGTCATAGGTGTAGGTGACGCGAATTCTTAAAATATTTGCATCCTGAATGCTCGCACCACGGCAGCTATTGTTAGGATCATTCCTATCATAAAACTGCATACCGAAATAAGGAATTTCGCAAGCCGCCGAAAAACAATCTGCTGGATTGGATGGTTGACGGCCACAATCGGCAAACATTCCA containing:
- the sdhA gene encoding succinate dehydrogenase flavoprotein subunit, producing MANMRTLTFDAVIVGGGGAGMRAALQLAQSGQKTALISKVFPTRSHTVSAQGGITCAIASADPNDDWRWHMYDTVKGSDYIGDQDAIEYMCSVGPEAVFELDHMGLPFSRTEEGRIYQRPFGGQSKGPDDPTQAARTCAAADRTGHALLHTLYQQNVRCNTNFYNEWYAADLVTNQDGAVTGVIAISMETGESVYFKAKATVFATGGSGRIYSSTTNALINTGDGVGMALRAGFPVQDIEMWQFHPTGIAGAGVLVTEGCRGEGGYLVNKDGERFMERYAPNAKDLAGRDVVARSMMQEILDGRGCGPDGDHVYLKLDHLGEEVLHKRLPGICELAITFAASDPVKVPIPVVPTCHYMMGGIPTNIYGQAITRDSEGNDKIVDGLYAVGEVACVSVHGANRLGGNSLLDLVVFGRAAGIFIEKALKDGVEHRNTSESDLERAYSRLNRLEASTSGEDVAALRKELQTNMQNNFGVFRKGDLMQKGVKKLEELRERIANTHLVDKSSAFNTARVEALELDNLLEVAEATAIAAEGRKESRGAHSRYDFPDRDDENWLAHSLYDPNTKTLSKRAVNFAPKQVETFQPKVRTY
- the sdhD gene encoding succinate dehydrogenase, hydrophobic membrane anchor protein, giving the protein MVTSVTSLGKNGLYDWVIQRATAVVLGVYFLCMMGFLVTTPDLTYDQWSSYMSSTFMRVFTLIALVSMAAHAWVGLWTISTDYLTTRQLGAAGTVIRIAFQAVCALVTVVYVVWGILILWGI
- a CDS encoding NAD(P)-dependent oxidoreductase, with the protein product MKLAFIGLGVIGYPAAGHLSRAGHNITVFNRTASKAAKWVSEYNGASAASPAAAATSADVIFTCVGNDDDLREVVIGGEGILTTVKPGAILVDHTTASAEVATELAGILKERDACFIDAPVSGGQQGAESGQLTVMCGGDPNDFEKISPLVNAYAKQVTLMGPAGSGQLTKMVNQICIAGLIQSLAEGVQFAQNAGLDVEQVFDVIGKGAAQSWQMDNRHKTMNDKQYEYGFAVDWMRKDLAICLNEARKNGSHLPVAALVDQFYSEVQKMGGGRRDTSSLLKRLLS
- a CDS encoding TadE family protein, translating into MKNNNYKGRHKQAGVSMFEAMLMLPIMLIVGFGIVHGGLVFQAQSNLEYAALMAARVGASSSINIQQMINEVEFRMRPTTSVDGGDADVVADQRAKIQIEVLNPTRGMFADCGRQPSNPADCFSAACEIPYFGMQFYDRNDPNNSCRGASIQDANILRIRVTYTYDSKVPFLSRIRLTGAAARPEDQGIDISAVATVRMQSPARLTLANEPFIYSEP
- the sdhC gene encoding succinate dehydrogenase, cytochrome b556 subunit, coding for MKSQRPVNLDITTIKFTPQMIASITHRIAGVAIFFGMAFLIWGLGLSLESQESFDQLKECMDGVIVKLIVWAILAGFIYHFVAGVRHLLMDAGYFETLEGSKALSIAVLILSAVLIAVAGVWVW
- the gltA gene encoding citrate synthase; the protein is MTEKSAQLTLGDNTLELPIYSGTIGPDVIDVGQLTGQGVFTYDPGFVSTAACESKITYIDGGKGVLLHRGYPIDQLADHSDYLEVCYLLLYGELPSAAEKLQFENTINNHTMVHEQLRNFYQGFRRDAHPMAIMCGVVGALSAFYHDSLEISDERHREIAAFRLIAKMPTLAAMCYKYSLGQPFMYPKNELSYSENFLQMMFGNPCEEYVVNPIVAKAMDKIFILHADHEQNASTSTVRLAGSSGANPFACIAAGIAALWGPAHGGANEAVLDMLTEIGDVSNVDKFVAKAKDKNDPFRLMGFGHRVYKNYDPRAKVMRETCHEVLGDLGIQDPLLELAMKLEDIARSDSYFVEKNLYPNVDFYSGIILKAIGIPTSMFTVIFALARTVGWVAHWHEMISGSYRIGRPRQLYTGSPQRDFVPVDKR